A window of the Loxodonta africana isolate mLoxAfr1 chromosome 3, mLoxAfr1.hap2, whole genome shotgun sequence genome harbors these coding sequences:
- the LOC135230847 gene encoding CD5 antigen-like isoform X1, with the protein MGAVATKTTQELHVKSQRLRLADGPGRCIGRVEVKHQDQWGTVCKAGWNLQAAKVVCRQLGCGKATLTRGNCKRATQGQGPIWLNQVSCSGKELTIQDCPSRPWGKNNCTHDEDTWVHCEDPFELKLEGGESHCSGRLMVLHKGIWGSVCDDGWGRKENQVVCKQLGCGHPLLLPFGVQKHFGLGVGPIWLDDVRCSGNELSLEQCRHRFWGYHDCTHKEDVAVICSGKSCSWNP; encoded by the exons TCCCAGAGACTGCGGCTGGCTGATGGCCCCGGACGCTGCATAGGGCGAGTGGAGGTGAAGCATCAGGACCAGTGGGGCACCGTGTGCAAAGCAGGCTGGAACCTCCAGGCTGCCAAGGTGGTATGCCGGCAGCTGGGATGTGGGAAGGCCACACTGACCCGAGGAAACTGTAAAAGAGCTACACAGGGCCAAGGGCCCATCTGGCTGAACCAGGTGTCATGCTCAGGAAAAGAACTAACTATTCAGGATTGCCCTTCCAGGCCTTGGGGGAAGAACAACTGCACCCATGACGAAGACACTTGGGTCCACTGCGAAG ATCCCTTTGAACTGAagctggagggaggagagagCCACTGCTCTGGACGTCTGATGGTGCTGCACAAGGGTATATGGGGTTCTGTCTGTGATGATGGCTGGGGAAGAAAGGAAAACCAGGTGGTATGCAAACAACTGGGCTGTGGCCATCCCCTCCTTCTACCCTTTGGAGTCCAGAAACACTTTGGCCTGGGGGTTGGCCCCATCTGGCTGGATGATGTTCGTTGCTCAGGGAATGAGTTGTCTCTAGAGCAGTGCCGGCACAGGTTCTGGGGGTATCATGACTGCACCCACAAGGAAGATGTGGCTGTGATCTGCTCAGGTAAGTCCTGCAGCTGGAATCCATGA
- the LOC135230847 gene encoding CD5 antigen-like isoform X2, protein MGAVATKTTQELHVKSQRLRLADGPGRCIGRVEVKHQDQWGTVCKAGWNLQAAKVVCRQLGCGKATLTRGNCKRATQGQGPIWLNQVSCSGKELTIQDCPSRPWGKNNCTHDEDTWVHCEDPFELKLEGGESHCSGRLMVLHKGIWGSVCDDGWGRKENQVVCKQLGCGHPLLLPFGVQKHFGLGVGPIWLDDVRCSGNELSLEQCRHRFWGYHDCTHKEDVAVICSEP, encoded by the exons TCCCAGAGACTGCGGCTGGCTGATGGCCCCGGACGCTGCATAGGGCGAGTGGAGGTGAAGCATCAGGACCAGTGGGGCACCGTGTGCAAAGCAGGCTGGAACCTCCAGGCTGCCAAGGTGGTATGCCGGCAGCTGGGATGTGGGAAGGCCACACTGACCCGAGGAAACTGTAAAAGAGCTACACAGGGCCAAGGGCCCATCTGGCTGAACCAGGTGTCATGCTCAGGAAAAGAACTAACTATTCAGGATTGCCCTTCCAGGCCTTGGGGGAAGAACAACTGCACCCATGACGAAGACACTTGGGTCCACTGCGAAG ATCCCTTTGAACTGAagctggagggaggagagagCCACTGCTCTGGACGTCTGATGGTGCTGCACAAGGGTATATGGGGTTCTGTCTGTGATGATGGCTGGGGAAGAAAGGAAAACCAGGTGGTATGCAAACAACTGGGCTGTGGCCATCCCCTCCTTCTACCCTTTGGAGTCCAGAAACACTTTGGCCTGGGGGTTGGCCCCATCTGGCTGGATGATGTTCGTTGCTCAGGGAATGAGTTGTCTCTAGAGCAGTGCCGGCACAGGTTCTGGGGGTATCATGACTGCACCCACAAGGAAGATGTGGCTGTGATCTGCTCAG AGCCGTAG
- the LOC135230847 gene encoding CD5 antigen-like isoform X3 encodes MGAVATKTTQELHVKSQRLRLADGPGRCIGRVEVKHQDQWGTVCKAGWNLQAAKVVCRQLGCGKATLTRGNCKRATQGQGPIWLNQVSCSGKELTIQDCPSRPWGKNNCTHDEDTWVHCEDPFELKLEGGESHCSGRLMVLHKEP; translated from the exons TCCCAGAGACTGCGGCTGGCTGATGGCCCCGGACGCTGCATAGGGCGAGTGGAGGTGAAGCATCAGGACCAGTGGGGCACCGTGTGCAAAGCAGGCTGGAACCTCCAGGCTGCCAAGGTGGTATGCCGGCAGCTGGGATGTGGGAAGGCCACACTGACCCGAGGAAACTGTAAAAGAGCTACACAGGGCCAAGGGCCCATCTGGCTGAACCAGGTGTCATGCTCAGGAAAAGAACTAACTATTCAGGATTGCCCTTCCAGGCCTTGGGGGAAGAACAACTGCACCCATGACGAAGACACTTGGGTCCACTGCGAAG ATCCCTTTGAACTGAagctggagggaggagagagCCACTGCTCTGGACGTCTGATGGTGCTGCACAAGG AGCCGTAG